Proteins from one Malania oleifera isolate guangnan ecotype guangnan chromosome 4, ASM2987363v1, whole genome shotgun sequence genomic window:
- the LOC131153269 gene encoding uncharacterized protein LOC131153269 isoform X1 encodes MVIAGATEEEENTHNSMAMGPERSKPLHNFSMGCLKWGNQRFLRCVKIDSEGAGPAVGRRSPDSGMEKSLVVRRREGNFQKPGSLHCSRKSPSPAAEIENLRKGRVEGDGDDGIEAVRTKLLLDLQEAVDKMNFTFARGGKAVAEESAPAARPWNLRSKRAAWIGGDGGGEKTLTIDDRGRIAEKKERRNLTVQLSRQEVEEDYYAILGQRPPRRPKKRAKIVQNQMDTLFPGLCLTEITADRYKVPDFPESR; translated from the exons ATGGTGATTGCGGGTGCGACGGAAGAGGAAGAGAACACGCACAACTCCATGGCGATGGGCCCTGAGAGATCCAAGCCTCTGCACAATTTCTCGATGGGGTGTCTGAAGTGGGGGAACCAGAGGTTCCTCAGGTGCGTCAAAATTGATTCCGAAGGCGCTGGTCCCGCCGTCGGCCGCAGATCGCCGGATTCTGGGATGGAGAAATCCTTGGTGGTTCGCCGTCGCGAGGGTAATTTCCAGAAGCCTGGATCTCTCCATTGTTCCAGAAAGTCCCCTTCGCCGGCGGCGGAGATCGAAAATTTGAGGAAGGGGAGGGTTGAGGGTGACGGCGACGACGGAATTGAAGCGGTGAGGACGAAGCTCTTGCTCGATCTTCAAGAGGCGGTGGATAAGATGAACTTTACTTTTGCGAGGGGAGGCAAGGCGGTGGCGGAGGAGTCAGCTCCCGCGGCGAGGCCGTGGAATTTGAGGTCGAAGAGAGCTGCGTGGATTGGCGGTGATGGAGGAGGAGAGAAGACTTTGACAATTGATGACAGAGGACGCATCGCCGAGAAGAAAGAGAGGCGGAACTTGACGGTGCAGCTTTCTCGGCAGGAGGTGGAGGAGGACTATTACGCGATTTTGGGACAGAGGCCCCCGCGGAGGCCGAAGAAGCGGGCCAAGATTGTACAAAATCAAATGGAT ACTCTTTTTCCAGGCTTATGTTTAACAGAAATTACAGCTGATAGATACAAAGTTCCTGATTTTCCCGAGTCTAGATAG
- the LOC131153269 gene encoding uncharacterized protein LOC131153269 isoform X2, which translates to MVIAGATEEEENTHNSMAMGPERSKPLHNFSMGCLKWGNQRFLRCVKIDSEGAGPAVGRRSPDSGMEKSLVVRRREGNFQKPGSLHCSRKSPSPAAEIENLRKGRVEGDGDDGIEAVRTKLLLDLQEAVDKMNFTFARGGKAVAEESAPAARPWNLRSKRAAWIGGDGGGEKTLTIDDRGRIAEKKERRNLTVQLSRQEVEEDYYAILGQRPPRRPKKRAKIVQNQMDAYV; encoded by the exons ATGGTGATTGCGGGTGCGACGGAAGAGGAAGAGAACACGCACAACTCCATGGCGATGGGCCCTGAGAGATCCAAGCCTCTGCACAATTTCTCGATGGGGTGTCTGAAGTGGGGGAACCAGAGGTTCCTCAGGTGCGTCAAAATTGATTCCGAAGGCGCTGGTCCCGCCGTCGGCCGCAGATCGCCGGATTCTGGGATGGAGAAATCCTTGGTGGTTCGCCGTCGCGAGGGTAATTTCCAGAAGCCTGGATCTCTCCATTGTTCCAGAAAGTCCCCTTCGCCGGCGGCGGAGATCGAAAATTTGAGGAAGGGGAGGGTTGAGGGTGACGGCGACGACGGAATTGAAGCGGTGAGGACGAAGCTCTTGCTCGATCTTCAAGAGGCGGTGGATAAGATGAACTTTACTTTTGCGAGGGGAGGCAAGGCGGTGGCGGAGGAGTCAGCTCCCGCGGCGAGGCCGTGGAATTTGAGGTCGAAGAGAGCTGCGTGGATTGGCGGTGATGGAGGAGGAGAGAAGACTTTGACAATTGATGACAGAGGACGCATCGCCGAGAAGAAAGAGAGGCGGAACTTGACGGTGCAGCTTTCTCGGCAGGAGGTGGAGGAGGACTATTACGCGATTTTGGGACAGAGGCCCCCGCGGAGGCCGAAGAAGCGGGCCAAGATTGTACAAAATCAAATGGAT GCTTATGTTTAA
- the LOC131153712 gene encoding uncharacterized protein LOC131153712 yields the protein MGNADATAEEEGRANKVIKRLRIFSSVALKLGDDKFPSWCLELNSENDSLDSKTNKPSSGAHHRVDHDFEKPRAENIGGDFNGIEAVRTMLLVDRQEQVDKLKVNFGREWEAVTAEWSSFAPTAKPWNLRARKVARKATIDGDEAKFTIPLSRQEAEEDYLARLGHKPPRRPKKRAKAVQKEIDALFPGSTLTGITAHRYKVPGRRG from the exons ATGGGGAATGCGGATGCGACGGCGGAAGAGGAAGGGCGCGCAAACAAGGTCATAAAGCGTCTGCGTATATTCTCCTCGGTGGCTTTGAAGTTGGGGGATGACAAGTTCCCCAGCTGGTGCCTCGAACTGAACTCTGAAAACGATTCACTTGACTCCAAAACCAACAAGCCTTCGTCCGGGGCTCACCATCGGGTCGATCATGATTTCGAGAAGCCGAGGGCTGAGAATATTGGCGGCGACTTTAATGGAATCGAAGCGGTGAGAACGATGTTGTTGGTCGATCGCCAAGAGCAGGTGGATAAGTTGAAGGTTAATTTCGGGAGAGAATGGGAAGCGGTCACGGCGGAGTGGTCGTCGTTTGCTCCCACCGCCAAGCCGTGGAATCTGAGGGCGAGGAAAGTTGCGCGCAAGGCGACGATCGACGGCGACGAAGCGAAGTTCACGATACCGCTTTCACGGCAGGAGGCGGAGGAGGATTATTTGGCGAGGTTGGGACACAAACCCCCGCGTAGGCCCAAGAAGCGAGCCAAGGCGGTCCAGAAGGAAATAGAC GCTCTTTTTCCAGGCTCAACGTTAACTGGAATTACAGCCCACCGATACAAAGTTCCTGGGCGTAGAGGATAG